One Aspergillus oryzae RIB40 DNA, chromosome 2 genomic window carries:
- a CDS encoding DEAD/DEAH box helicase (DNA polymerase theta/eta, DEAD-box superfamily), with protein MINFQAAVALRLPYLFTEAVISDQGMSARSGQPFQFHGFQTTIDVARQQNHDVAPLAGQKRLPDHNPDNAHKVSVLSHPTSTSHLSSRPVDFVRPSVAPLKSRITASEIRSVAASIPEKERETATTEDHVYDPCQYLKDPRYGLSPALVANFASVGVKSIYPWQASCLLVPGLLEGKKHLVYTAPTGGGKSLVADVLMLKRIIENPSRKAILVLPYVALVQEKLKWLRRIVQDVEKRIDDIDDQAAGVEPYHQRWKKLQKSIRVTGFFGGSRTTATWADTDIAVCTIEKANSLINTAIEECNIGDLGVVVLDELHMLDDEHRGYLLELMVTKILLLQQDIQIIGMSATLSNTELLAEWMNANYYISTYRPIPIDDYLVYENAIYPAATSRQLFQTITRLASMSTVSLTDTMPPHRIIQPPAFRELANPTTNAMVALSVDTAAAGYGALVFCGSRQACQLHASIISEAMPVPAAVDPEELSRRLDLLAELRSLPSGLDPVLENTLVRGVGFHHAGMTTEEREFIAQAYDQGVLRVLVATCSLAAGVNLPARRVIINGARMGRELVGPAMLRQMCGRAGRKGKDEAGETYLICGKSELQAVCDLLEADMPAIESCLAPEKRGLKRAILEAIATGLVSGLEAIKEYVKCTLLYRTMDKKIAYNIMKSALQELVSEDLLHQNDDESYVATQLGQAVVASAFTPEDGLFVYEELNRALQAFVMDGDMHVFYMFTPLQVAATTQVDWPIFRDQLDNLDESGLRALQFIGVQPGFVNRMVQSGASLKEDTPEQIKLAVVYRRAYTALQLRDLSNEVPLSVVASRYRTPRGAVQTLAQQCHGFAAGMVKFCQRMGWGMLAAVLDHMRDRLEAGARADLLEMAQVTYVKGWTARLLRDNGFRNLRALAEADAKDLVPILMMVNPRKAQRSQTHTSEAERYAKKLLAKAEVIVASANKIWAFGVQDLDNATEREMQVELDE; from the exons ATGATTAACTTCCAAGCAGCTGTTGCCCTCCGTCTGCCCTACCTTTTCACTGAGGCT GTGATATCTGACCAAGGCATGTCAGCGCGGTCCGGTCAGCCATTTCAGTTCCATGGCTTCCAGACCACCATTGATGTTGCTCGTCAGCAAAATCATGATGTAGCTCCCTTAGCGGGGCAAAAACGACTTCCAGATCATAACCCGGATAATGCTCATAAAGTTTCCGTTCTAAGTCACCCTACCTCCACCAGCCACTTGAGTTCTCGTCCAGTCGATTTTGTCCGGCCTTCTGTGGCCCCTTTGAAGAGTCGTATAACTGCCAGTGAGATCCGTTCCGTGGCGGCAAGTatcccagaaaaagaacgggAAACAGCTACCACTGAAGACCATGTCTATGACCCTTGTCAATACTTGAAAGATCCCCGATATGGATTGTCACCGGCGCTGGTAGCTAACTTTGCTTCTGTCGGGGTCAAGAGCATCTATCCATGGCAGGCTTCATGTTTGCTTGTCCCAGGGCTACTTGAGGGTAAGAAGCATCTGGTCTATACGGCCCCTACGGGGGGAGGAAAGTCCCTTGTAGCTGACGTTCTGATGCTGAAACGTATCATCGAGAACCCTTCACGCAAAGCCATTTTGGTTCTTCCATACGTCGCACTAGTACAGGAAAAGTTGAAATGGCTTAGACGCATTGTTCAGGATGTTGAAAAACGCATCGACGACATCGATGATCAAGCAGCTGGCGTGGAGCCATATCATCAACGTTGGAAGAAGCTACAGAAGTCAATCCGAGTCACGGGTTTCTTCGGAGGTAGTAGGACAACTGCTACATGGGCCGATACAGATATTGCGGTTTGCACGATAGAGAAG GCCAACTCATTGATAAATACTGCTATTGAAGAATGCAACATCGGAGATCTGGGTGTAGTTGTCTTGGACGAGCTGCAtatgcttgatgatgaacaCCGCGGGTATCTTCTGGAGCTGATGGTCACCAAGATACTTCTACTACAGCAGGATATCCAGATCATTGGCATGAGCGCCACTCTGTCG AACACTGAATTACTTGCAGAGTGGATGAATGCAAACTACTACATCTCAACATATCGGCCCATTCCGATTGATGACTATCTCGTATACGAGAACGCGATTTATCCCGCAGCAACCTCGAGGCAGCTATTCCAGACGATCACAAGATTGGCATCGATGTCCACCGTATCCCTTACGGACACTATGCCTCCCCATCGTATAATCCAGCCCCCGGCGTTTCGAGAACTTGCAAATCCAACCACAAATGCGATGGTAGCTTTATCAGTCGATACGGCAGCTGCAGGATATGGTGCATTGGTTTTCTGCGGTAGCAGACAGGCTTGTCAACTTCATGCCTCTATCATTAGTGAAGCCATGCCAGTACCAGCCGCAGTAGATCCAGAGGAACTAAGCAGACGATTGGACCTGCTCGCTGAACTACGAAGCCTTCCTAGTGGTCTTGATCCGGTCCTCGAGAATACGCTGGTCAGAGGCGTAGGCTTCCACC ATGCGGGCATGACAACAGAAGAACGTGAATTCATAGCGCAGGCTTACGATCAAGGCGTTTTGAGAGTTCTCGTGGCCACTTGCAGTCTTGCGGCCGGAGTCAATCTTCCTGCCAGGAGAGTCATTATTAATGGTGCTCGTATGGGACGTGAGTTGGTGGGACCGGCAATGCT GCGCCAAATGTGTGGGCGAGCTGGTCGCaagggaaaggatgaggCAGGCGAGACCTACCTCATTTGTGGAAAGTCCGAACTACAGGCAGTCTGTGATCTGCTGGAAGCTGATATGCCAGCAATCGAGAGCTGTCTAGCGCCAGAGAAGCGTGGTCTCAAGAG GGCGATTTTGGAAGCTATAGCCACTGGCCTCGTCTCTGGTTTAGAAGCGATCAAGGAATACGTGAAATGCACCCTTCTTTATCGGACCATGGACAAAAAGATAGCGTACAACATTATGAAATCTGCACTCCAAGAATTGGTCAGCGAAGATCTGCTGCATCAGAACGATGACGAATCATATGTTGCGACGCAACTTGGccaggctgttgttgcatcTGCATTTACACCCGAGGATGGTCTCTTTGTTTACGAAGAGCTAAACCGAGCGTTACAGGCTTTTGTGATGGATGGTGACATGCATGTCTTCTATATGTTCACTCCTCTCCAGGTAGCGGCAACCACACAAGTCGATTGGCCCATCTTTCGAGACCAGTTAGACAACCTTGACGAAAGCGGACTGCGTGCTTTGCAATTTATTGGTGTTCAGCCGGGCTTTGTAAACAGAAT GGTTCAAAGCGGTGCATCTCTTAAAGAAGACACCCCCGAACAGATCAAACTGGCTGTCGTCTACCGACGTGCTTACACCGCGCTTCAGCTTCGTGATTTGAGTAATGAGGTTCCTCTATCGGTGGTCGCCAGTCGCTACCGGACCCCTCGCGGGGCAGTCCAGACATTGGCCCAACAGTGTCATGGGTTTGCCGCTGGTATGGTCAAGTTTTGCCAACGCATGGGCTGGGGAATGCTCGCGGCAGTCCTTGATCATATGCGGGATCGTTTGGAAGCCGGTGCTCGCGCTGATCTATTGGAGATGGCTCAAGTCACTTATGTCAAAGGCTGGACGGCTAGGTTGCTTCGAGACAACGGGTTTCGAAACTTGAGGGCGTTGGCAGAGGCCGATGCAAAGGACCTTGTTCCCATATTAATGATG GTAAATCCACGAAAAGCACAGAGAAGCCAAACCCACACCTCAGAAGCGGAACGATATGCTAAAAAACTGCTTGCTAAAGCAGAAGTAATTGTTGCGTCAGCAAATAAGATTTGGG CATTCGGTGTCCAAGATCTTGACAATGCCACAGAACGTGAAATGCAAGTCGAATTGGATGAGTAA
- a CDS encoding uncharacterized protein (predicted protein), translating to MPSNKHPILSYILLPLLLALSTIQIVQCAPSACNGQSTFCTRKYSNITQLGAHDSPFVGPLPQHNQNLEVTEQLDLGIRFLQGQTHKALDNANTIQLCHTSCLLEDAGTLESFLGTVKTWLDSHPDEVVTLLLTNGDGFPVSRFDEVFTSARIKDYAFVPSSSPDVLAMDSWPTLGDLISTGKRLVVFLDYGADTKSVPYILDEFGYFFETPYDVTDASFPNCSIDRPSGASADGRMYIVNHFLDVNVLGVLVPDRIRAPKTNAVSGNGSIGAQSELCRSLYKRLPNVVLADFVDQGEVMKAQNALNGV from the exons ATGCCTTCCAACAAACATCCCATCCTCTCCTACATACTATTACCTCTCCTTCTCGCCCTCTCCACCATTCAAATTGTCCAATGCGCCCCATCAGCCTGCAATGGCCAATCCACATTCTGCACCCGCAAGTACTCGAACATCACCCAACTGGGCGCCCACGACAGCCCCTTCGTCGGCCCTCTCCCACAGCATAACCAAAACCTGGAGGTAACAGAACAACTTGACCTGGGGATCCGCTTCCTGCAGGGCCAGACCCATAAAGCCCTTGACAATgccaacaccatccagctATGTCATACATCCTGTCTCCTCGAGGACGCTGGGACCCTCGAGTCCTTCCTGGGCACGGTCAAGACCTGGCTGGACAGCCACCCCGATGAAGTGGTAACACTGCTGCTTACAAACGGCGATGGCTTTCCCGTATCACGGTTCGACGAGGTATTCACCAGTGCCAGGATTAAGGATTATGCGTTTGTACCGAGCTCATCGCCGGATGTGCTGGCCATGGATTCGTGGCCGACATTGGGAGATCTGATTAGTACAGGGAAGCGACTTGTGGTATTTTTGG ATTACGGCGCCGACACCAAGTCCGTTCCATATATATTGGACGAATTCGGTTACTTCTTCGAGACGCCCTACGATGTGACGGATGCCTCGTTTCCGAATTGTAGTATCGATCGGCCTTCTGGCGCATCGGCGGACGGGCGCATGTATATTGTCAATCATTTCCTAGATGTCAATGTGTTGGGGGTCCTGGTGCCCGATCGGATCCGTGCGCCCAAGACCAATGCTGTCTCGGGCAATGGGAGTATCGGGGCACAGTCCGAATTGTGTCGCTCCTTGTACAAACGGCTGCCTAATGTGGTTCTTGCGGATTTTGTAGATCAGGGTGAGGTGATGAAAGCTCAAAATGCGCTAAATGGGGTTTAG
- a CDS encoding CORVET complex membrane-binding subunit VPS8 (vacuolar assembly/sorting protein VPS8), which yields MSSMIEGSDDRAREDELDLGEEDEGDVQPKSNGVSVDEVSPEGYAEGSMAYIEEDLPDVASPNNNSFDRRNPQLDAGTGNVPLSPRIRQLGTPGSVDETASTPDDTPSLHDSLLSSQSSNALVIRGSSRASPSPSHRPFDLRFQSRLSSPSLSGARPSSPFFAHIHSRKSSLTSRLTPGTVDSDAETPLGPWDVMRWTKLRKITGQAFSEVGKRNFGYPTCLAVSTTIVIGTSKGIILVFDYQQSLKAIIGQGTKATECGAITSLALSADHTTIAGGHVSGDIFTWEIVRPARPFLQIPPLSESQVDTHTADGHVPGSSVIHVGFLGTRRTALVSADKSGMAFSHLATRGLGAMGRTVKTTRILGRYPQHIAHGNRPRKPSSVLAFSPLPLGNVDQPTDSLGLVAMLTPYLLVIVSTTPVAQTQHKAPRPKEVAAHGAMTGALAWFPAIKLKGKDAQTSKTKLVYCWSNVLTILDVSEIEAEESPSRDRPPSLEFKARSRWKAEEAIVAVQWLSRSVLAVLTITQQLLILEDHSMRVTDSIDLLNKHIYHADLFSSQLHSLVEQFNEEDTSMHGVVADAFYMSFRSYKGRLFLLGYSDALVGALSNWADRLLALMEAGDFIGAIRLATSFYKGSGEKLTIGLPDEDALRQPIVQEKLLEMVSASLKYAFGRNQEANTEQLGNQQLEELAEVSISACVCMDDEDFLWDEVFNWYEEHDSQGVFLDALESYIVEGTVRTLPPTAVKALISHFATNHTASRLEEIICLLDTATMDIDQVTTLCKHYNLYDAFIYVWNRCVGDYVGPLQELLALVPPQGTWVNGGSVDELKRYTNAMKMFPYLSFVLTGRVYPTGNDMDDDEATQAKAALYEYLFSGNLSGAESGVHTEPNGLFSDLQAILKFDTPSFMSMLNEAFEDSFLNEQEPDETPFKGISINRQYLISILLQVMTPSAFAPSDTIYLDMFLARNLPKYPQYILLSGSTLHQVLERLCRYPSQDMAEDCELSAEYLLSFYHPPDIQSMIPLFQEARFYRILKSTYRSEKQFPELILTYLEDRSGQEAIFTCLQDCLRAGSGLGKRQRRDVIEVIKTHAGQIAGIDVQKAAQTIQDYAPETHAMFLQALENDPYEQYQYLTVVVDPTTHPGAERRPSKPVDNWMIERYVQLLCKYNPSHVADFVDELRVGDVRLEELLPSMEESGVVDAAVILLARQGQIRAAMDRLIAHLKTLESGLVGILRSKQETPDSASTAEAIDDLVESLNKYVRVGTWLCQGQTKTAQKPRTVERNGTGKHAVDQPLSFDENLWLDLIEAVVRTASSVFALIQKEHAESKLTQLAPMTSRMGNNAAQLMSSVRTLVQQVFTALLSSTVRVGGASTERNDVAFLRILRAFLTRASHWSPSLLELRAVLASIFSAYTYEKSLLALANGMLDRDLFVHVDEVTRLRQRGWRPRGQVCEVCRQRIWGPGVGSEFWEAWKQRQADAHQRRVSRQIEGRLDPAVARGKGKAAAVAEAGQAAHYHDRHADVEPVDDMRGSPENGSEMPIGPAVVFSCRHLYHRQCLLNLDHSAHTSKPHFRREGSDWELLSCPICPVHNE from the exons ATGAGCTCCATGATTGAGGGCAGTGATGACCGGGCACGAGAGGATGAGCTCGACTTgggggaagaggacgagggaGATGTTCAGCCAAAGAGTAACGGCGTCTCTGTCGATGAGGTGTCACCTGAGGGGTATGCGGAGGGCTCAATGGCATACATCGAAGAGGATCTCCCCGATGTAGCCAGCCCAAACAACAACTCGTTCGATAGAAGGAACCCCCAACTCGACGCCGGTACGGGCAATGTACCATTGTCGCCCCGTATCAGACAGCTTGGTACTCCCGGAAGTGTCGATGAGACAGCTTCCACACCGGATGATACTCCTTCTTTGCAT GATTCTCTCTTGTCGTCGCAAAGTAGCAATGCTTTGGTCATTCGAGGCTCATCTCGTGCCAGTCCAAGTCCGTCGCATCGCCCCTTCGATCTCCGCTTCCAGTCCCGcctctcctctccgtctTTGAGCGGGGCTCGACCGTCCTCGCCTTTCTTCGCTCACATCCACTCCCGGAAGTCGTCGCTTACGAGCCGCCTCACTCCGGGTACCGTGGATTCTGATGCCGAGACCCCCCTGGGTCCTTGGGATGTTATGCGGTGGACTaaattaagaaaaataacTGGCCAGGCATTTTCAGAGGTCGGCAAACGTAATTTTGGCTATCCCACATGTTTGGCGGTCTCCACCACCATAGTGATAGGAACGTCTAAGGGAATTATCCTGGTGTTTGACTATCAGCAAAGTCTCAAAGCGATCATTGGACAGGGGACTAAAG CTACCGAATGTGGAGCAATCACGTCGTTGGCACTATCCGCGGACCACACGACGATTGCCGGGGGTCATGTTTCGGGCGATATATTTACATGGGAGATTGTGAGACCGGCGcgaccttttcttcaaatACCACCTCTCTCCGAAAGCCAGGTAGATACTCACACTGCCGATGGCCACGTTCCCGGGTCGTCTGTTATTCATGTAGGCTTCCTCGGTACAAGGCGCACTGCGCTCGTATCAGCCGATAAGTCAGGGATGGCCTTTTCACACCTGGCAACTCGAGGTTTGGGGGCGATGGGACGGACagtgaagacgacgaggatcTTGGGTCGTTATCCTCAACATATAGCGCACGGCAACCGGCCGCGGAAGCCAAGCTCTGTCCTTGCATTTTCACCTCTCCCTCTCGGAAATGTCGATCAGCCAACCGATTCTTTGGGCTTGGTTGCGATGCTGACACCATATCTCCTAGTTATTGTCTCGACAACACCTGTAGCACAGACCCAACATAAGGCGCCACGCCCAAAAGAGGTTGCCGCTCATGGCGCAATGACCGGAGCCTTGGCCTGGTTTCCAGCGATCAAGctcaagggcaaggatgCGCAAACTTCGAAAACAAAACTTGTTTATTGTTGGTCAAATGTATTGACTATCCTAGACGTGTCTGAGATTGAAGCAGAGGAATCACCGAGTAGGGACAGACCACCTAGCCTGGAGTTTAAAGCGCGGAGCAGATggaaggccgaggaagcaATTGTTGCTGTGCAATGGCTGAGTCGCTCGGTCCTGGCAGTGCTGACTATAACGCAGCAATTGCTTATTCTCGAAGATCATTCTATGCGTGTAACGGATAGCATTGATCTTCTTAACAAACATATATACCATGCCGATTTGTTCTCCTCCCAGCTTCATTCTCTGGTCGAACAGTTtaatgaagaagataccTCAATGCATGGCGTGGTAGCCGATGCGTTTTATATGAGCTTTCGCTCTTATAAAGGGCGCCTGTTCTTGTTGGGCTATAGCGATGCACTTGTTGGAGCTCTCTCCAATTGGGCAGACCGATTGCTTGCACTCATGGAAGCCGGAGACTTCATCGGGGCCATTCGTCTAGCAACATCCTTCTACAAAGGCAGCGGAGAAAAGCTTACCATTGGACTGCCTGATGAGGATGCACTGAGACAGCCTATCGTGCAAGAAAAGCTCCTGGAAATGGTGTCAGCTTCGCTGAAGTATGCCTTTGGCCGGAACCAGGAAGCTAACACCGAGCAGCTGGGAAATCAACAGCTCGAGGAATTGGCCGAGGTCTCCATCTCAGCTTGTGTCTgtatggatgatgaggactTCCTCTGGGATGAGGTATTTAACTGGTATGAGGAGCACGACTCTCAGGGTGTCTTCCTTGATGCCCTTGAATCATACATAGTTGAAGGGACAGTGCGCACTCTCCCCCCTACTGCCGTTAAAGCGCTTATCAGTCACTTTGCTACGAACCATACTGCCAGCCGATTGGAAGAAATAATCTGTCTGCTTGACACGGCCACGATGGATATTGACCAAGTGACGACTCTGTGTAAACATTATAACTTATACGACGCATTCATTTACGTCTGGAATCGCTGTGTAGGAGATTACGTGGGGCCACTGCAAGAACTCTTAGCACTAGTCCCACCTCAAGGCACTTGGGTTAACGGGGGCTCGGTGGATGAACTTAAACGATATACGAACgcgatgaagatgtttccatatctctcttttgtcTTAACGGGCCGTGTATACCCTACTGGGAATGACatggatgacgacgaagctACTCAGGCTAAAGCAGCCTTGTACGAATATCTGTTCTCTGGGAATCTCTCTGGGGCGGAATCAGGGGTTCATACCGAACCGAATGGCTTGTTCTCGGATTTACAAGCTATCCTGAAATTCGATACCCCCAGCTTCATGAGCATGCTCAATGAAGCATTCGAGGATAGTTTTCTGAACGAACAAGAGCCAGACGAGACACCTTTCAAAGGGATATCCATCAATCGGCAATACTTAATCAGCATTCTGCTCCAGGTCATGACACCATCAGCTTTTGCTCCATCTGATACCATTTACCTAGACATGTTCCTTGCTCGGAACCTTCCTAAATACCCTCAATACATTCTACTCTCTGGAAGTACACTCCACCAGGTTTTGGAGCGGTTGTGCCGATACCCAAGCCAAGATATGGCAGAGGATTGTGAACTCAGCGCGGAATACCTCTTATCTTTCTATCACCCTCCAGATATTCAGAGCATGATCCCACTCTTTCAGGAGGCGCGCTTCTACCGGATTCTAAAGTCAACCTATCGCTCCGAGAAGCAATTTCCTGAGTTAATTCTGACCTATCTGGAAGACCGCAGTGGGCAAGAGGCGATCTTTACCTGCCTACAGGATTGCCTGCGGGCCGGTTCCGGCTTagggaaaaggcaaaggcgAGATGTCATCGAAGTGATTAAAACCCACGCTGGCCAGATAGCAGGTATAGATGTCCAGAAGGCCGCTCAGACAATACAGGATTATGCTCCTGAAACGCATGCAATGTTTCTCCAAGCTCTGGAAAACGACCCCTATGAGCAGTACCAGTACTTGACCGTCGTGGTCGACCCTACGACGCATCCCGGCGCTGAGCGGCGGCCTTCTAAACCAGTAGACAATTGGATGATAGAGCGCTACGTGCAATTGCTTTGCAAGTACAACCCTTCACATGTCGCTGATTTCGTTGATGAGCTGCGAGTTGGCGACGTTCGGCTCGAGGAGCTGCTCCCTTCAATGGAGGAAAGTGGGGTAGTGGATGCAGCTGTCATTTTGCTGGCCAGACAAGGCCAGATCAGAGCTGCTATGGACCGTCTCATTGCGCATCTTAAGACACTCGAGTCGGGTCTCGTTGGCATTCTTCGAAGTAAACAGGAGACCCCAGACTCCGCCAGCACGGCAGAAGCGATTGACGATCTTGTTGAATCTCTTAACAAGTATGTGCGTGTTGGTACATGGTTGTGCCAGGGCCAGACGAAAACAGCTCAGAAGCCACGAACTGTCGAGAGGAATGGAACCGGCAAACATGCTGTTGACCAGCCTCTCTCGTTCGATGAGAATCTCTGGCTCGACCTTATTGAGGCTGTCGTCCGTACTGCCAGTAGTGTGTTTGCTCTGATCCAGAAGGAGCACGCGGAAAGTAAATTGACCCAACTGGCACCAATGACTTCGAGGATGGGGAACAATGCAGCTCAACTGATGTCATCTGTCCGTACACTGGTACAACAGGTGTTCACGGCGCTGCTCTCCAGCACTGTCCGGGTTGGGGGAGCCTCAACCGAACGCAACGATGTTGCTTTCCTCCGAATTCTACGAGCATTCCTCACTCGTGCGTCCCATTGGTCTCCTTCGCTTCTTGAACTCCGTGCCGTCCTGGCTTCTATATTCTCGGCTTATACTTACGAGAAGTCACTCCTGGCCCTGGCTAACGGGATGCTGGACCGGGATCTCTTTGTGCATGTGGACGAGGTAACGCGACTGCGTCAAAGGGGGTGGCGGCCGCGAGGCCAGGTGTGTGAGGTCTGCCGGCAACGCATTTGGGGACCTGGGGTTGGCTCTGAATTCTGGGAGGCTTGGAAGCAGAGGCAGGCGGATGCACATCAACGTCGAGTGTCACGACAAATTGAAGGGCGACTTGACCCTGCGGTCGCCCGTGGGAAGGGCAAGGCGGCGGCAGTGGCCGAGGCGGGTCAGGCGGCACACTACCATGACAGACATGCGGACGTGGAGCCAGTGGATGACATGCGGGGATCTCCAGAAAATGGCAGTGAGATGCCGATCGGGCCCGCGGTGGTCTTTTCCTGTCGCCACTTGTATCACCGACAGTGTTTGCTGAACTTGGACCATTCTGCGCATACTAGTAAACCGCATTTCCGACGCGAAGGGTCTGACTGGGAGTTGTTGTCATGCCCTATCTGTCCTGTACATAATGAATGA
- a CDS encoding glycoside hydrolase family 16 protein (predicted protein) has translation MRREMPIKLPKEEQSTSHGLLLDLSMDVHLQLSPLIIILTVERTLDPCDLIDPGVCHTNPWCEADHHRKLNKRENSLIYSVHGASPVHRSINLTFVKRLAIKWRSSFPSLNAPSVPRTLCPSNQMHVLSTLTQALSLWAPLAAAAYTLQDDYGTDTTFFDKFSFFTGSDPTHGFVKYVDRGTAQNTGLIKADGTIYMGVDYTNAAPGGRQSVRISSNKVYNHGLFILDLAHMPGSICGAWPAYWLLGPNWPNNGEIDVIEGVNDQTNNQVALHTSDSCTINNSGFSGSLLTSNCYVNAPGQANNAGCGIKDNSAQSYGNGFNSAGGGVYATEWTGEAISVWFFPRSSIPGDISSGNPNPSGWGTPSARFAGACNIDSHFKDLQIIFDTTFCGDWAGGVWGSSSCASKGSCNDWVANNPAAFKDAFWRINSLKVYQGGAASVASNVTEWKMDVGIGRRSFIRQRRENWGN, from the exons ATGAGACGAGAAATGCCAATAAAACTCCCCAAAGAGGAACAGTCGACATCACatggcctccttctcgatctctcGATGGACgtccatcttcagctttccccactcatcatcatcttgaCCGTTGAGAGAACCCTCGATCCTTGCGATCTGATTGACCCAGGTGTCTGTCACACTAATCCATGGTGCGAAGCTGACCATCATCGGAAATtaaacaaaagggaaaattcCCTGATATACTCCGTGCACGGCGCGTCGCCTGTGCATCGATCTATAAACTTGACCTTTGTGAAACGACTTGCGATAAAAtggagatcttctttcccttctctaAACGCGCCCTCTGTTCCACGAACCTTGTGTCCATCCAACCA AATGCACGTACTATCTACACTCACCCAGGCTCTAAGCCTCTGGGCTCCCCTCGCCGCAGCCGCATACACACTACAAGATGACTACGGCACAGACACAACTTTCTTCGACAAATTTAGCTTCTTCACAGGCAGTGATCCAACCCATGGCTTCGTCAAATATGTTGACAGAGGAACAGCTCAGAACACAGGCCTAATAAAAGCCGATGGAACCATCTACATGGGCGTAGATTACACAAACGCTGCTCCAGGCGGCCGCCAAAGCGTCCGAatcagcagcaacaaagtcTACAATCACGGTCTTTTCATCCTAGACCTAGCCCACATGCCCGGCAGTATCTGCGGCGCCTGGCCAGCATA CTGGCTCCTAGGCCCTAACTGGCCCAATAACGGCGAAATAGATGTCATAGAAGGCGTGAACGACCAAACTAACAACCAGGTAGCCCTCCACACCAGCGACAGCTGCACAATCAACAATTCAGGCTTCTCGGGCTCCCTCCTTACAAGTAACTGCTACGTCAATGCCCCCGGCCAAGCCAACAACGCAGGCTGCGGTATTAAAGATAACTCGGCCCAGTCTTACGGGAATGGGTTCAATAGTGCCGGCGGCGGTGTGTATGCAACCGAATGGACTGGCGAGGCTATCAGTGTTTGGTTTTTCCCGCGTTCGAGTATCCCTGGTGATATCAGTAGCGGAAACCCGAATCCGAGTGGTTGGGGGACACCGTCAGCGAGGTTTGCCGGAGCCTGTAATATTGATTCGCATTTTAAGGACTTGCAGATT ATCTTCGATACGACCTTCTGCGGAGACTGGGCTGGTGGTGTTTGGGGGTCGAGTAGCTGTGCCTCGAAGGGGTCTTGCAATGATTGGGTGGCTAATAACCCTGCTGCGTTTAAAGATGCCTTCTGGCGTATTAACTCGCTGAAGGTTTATCAGGGCGGTGCTGCGAGCGTTGCGAGCAATGTGACTGAGTGGAAGATGGATGTAGGTATCGGAAGACGTTCCTTTATCAGACAGCGGAGGGAGAATTGGGGAAATTGA